GAAAGTCTTGGGCACGCGTCAGGCTCGTATGGGTTGCGTTGTTGCAGTTTACGGGATGAAACAGGACCGGCCCGTGAGGGCCGGTCCAGTGCAGCATTACAGGGTGCGCGGCACTTCGATACGCTCGAAGCACTCGATCTGGTCACCCGGCTTGACGTCGTTGTAGGCCTTCACCGCGATACCGCATTCGGTACCGTTGCGGACTTCCTCGACGTTCTCCTTGAAGCGACGCAGCGATTCCAGCTCACCCTCGAAGATCACCACGCTGTCGCGCAGCACGCGGATCGGCTTGTTGCGCTTGACCACGCCCTCGATGACCATCGAACCGGCGACGGCGCCCAGCTTGGAGCTGCGGAAGACGTCGCGGACCTCGGCGATACCGATGATCTCTTCGCGGATCTCCACGCCCAGCAGACCGGAAGCCACCTGCTTCACCTGATCGATCACGTCATAGATGATCGAGAAGTAACGCAGGTCGACGCCGTTGGATTCAATGATGCGACGGGCCGAAGCATCCGCACGCACGTTGAAGCCGATGACGGTGGCCTTCGAAGCGGCCGCCGAGTTGGCGTCCGATTCGGTGATGCCGCCCACGCCGGAGTGGATCACGTTGATGCGGATGTCTTCGTTGGACAGCGCGACCAGTGCCTGGCTCAGGGCCTGCACCGAACCCTGCACGTCGGCCTTGATGACCAGGTTGAGGACCTGCTGGCCCTCGCCCTTGCCCAGGGTCGCCATGATGTCTTCCATGCGGCTGCCAGCGGTGGCGACCAGGCGCGATTCACGACGCTTGGTCTCGCGCTGCTGGGCAACGTCCTTGGCCAGGCGCTCGTCCTCGACCACCACGAAGTCGTCACCGGCTTCCGGCACACCGGACAGGCCCAGGACCTGCACCGGGATCGACGGGCCGGCGAACTCCGGCTGCTTGCCGGTTTCGTCGAACAGCGCACGCACGCGGCCGTACTGGATGCCGCACACCAGGTAGTCGCCCTTCTTCAGGCGGCCCTGCTGCACCAGCACGGTAGCGACCGGGCCGCGGCCCTTGTCCAGCGACGATTCGATCACCACGCCCGAGGCGCGGCCTTCGTCAACGGCCTTCAGTTCCAGCAGTTCGGCCTGCACCGACACCGCGTCCAGCAGGTCGTCGATGCCCAGGCCGGTCTTGGCCGAGATCTCCACCATCTGGATGTCACCACCGAAGTCTTCGGCCACGACCTGCTCGGAGAGCAGCTCGTTCTTGACCCGCATCGGGTCGGCGCCGGACTTGTCGATCTTGTTGATCGCCACGATCAGCGGCACACCCGCCGAACGGGCGTGCTGGATCGCTTCCTTGGTCTGCGGCATGACGCCGTCGTCGGCAGCCACCACCAGCACCACGATGTCGGTCAGCTTGGCACCGCGGGCACGCATCGAGGTGAACGCGGCGTGGCCCGGGGTATCCAGGAAGCTGATGACGCCCTTGGGCGTCTCGACGTGGTAGGCACCGATGTGCTGGGTAATGCCGCCGGCTTCGCCGTGGGCGACCTTGGTGCGGCGGATGTAATCCAGCAGCGAGGTCTTGCCGTGGTCGACGTGACCCATGATGGTGACCACCGGCGGGCGCTGCACGGCTTCGCCCTGGTTTTCACCGGTCGAGGCCAGCAGTGCGTCTTCGGCGTCGTTGTCGTTGGCACGGATCGCCTTGTGGCCGAGTTCTTCGGTCACCAGCGCAGCGGTGTCGTGGTCGATGGACTGGGTGATGGTCGCCATCACGCCCATCTTGAACAGCGCCTTCACCACCTCGCCGCCCTTCAGCGCGAGCTTCTGCGCCAGGTCGGCCACGGTGATGGTCTCGCCGATCGCCACTTCACGCACGACCGGTGCGGTCGGACGCTCGAAGGCGTGCGGACCGGCGTTGTTGCCACCACGCGACATGTCGCGACGGCCACCGCTCTGGTTGCGGCCACCCGGACGACCACGGTTGTTGCTGTTGTTGCTGTTGCCACGACGCGCACGGTCGGCAGCCGACAGATGCATCTGGCCGGCGAAACGGTCGCCCGGGCCACGCTCGTTGCGCGGCGCGCTGCGGTTGTTGCGGTCGTCGCTGCGCGGCGGCGGCGGCGGAGCACCACGCGGCGCAGCCGGGGCGGCAGCCGGGGCGCGCGGCGGGCGCGGCGCGGTTTCGTCGATCGGAGCGCGCACCTTGGGCTTGCTGGCAGCCAGCGCCTCGGCAGCCTTGGCAGCAGCCGCAGCTTCCTCGGCCGCCTTCTTCTCGGCTTCAGCACGCTCCTTGGCGGCAACCTCTTCCTCACGGGCACGGACGATGGCCTCGTCGCGCAGCCGATCCTTCTCGGCCAGGGCCTGCTGTTCGGCAAGGTTGCGGGCACGCGACTCTTCCAGCTTGCGCAGGATGTCGGCGCGCTCTTCGTCCGGAGTCATGGCGCGAGCACCATCCTTGACGTAGGTACGCTTCTGGCGCACCTCGACATTCACGGTCGTCTTGCTACGACCGGAATTGACCGTCACTTCCTGCTGCTTCCGGCGGTTGAGCGTGATCTTCTTTGCAGACTGATCGGTCTCTTCCGGGGCCTGCTCGGGCTTGCCGTGCGAACGACGAAGGAAGCCCAGGAGCTTTACCTTCTCGGAGCTGGTCACGACCTGGTCGGGACCGCTGAACTTCATGCCGGCACCGGCCAGCTGTTCCAGCAGTTTTTCGACCGGCGTGTTGACCAGTTCGGCAAGCTTGCGGATGGTGGTTTGCTGCGACATTCGGATCCTATGATCTTGTGGGCGCCCCCCCGCATGTGGAGGTGGCGCGGATTCTACGCCCTGAGCGGCTCAGGGCCCTGTTCATTGCCGGCTCATTCGCCGCGTTCCAGTCGGGCGATCTCCTCGGCACGGGCGGCCAGGATCAGCGCAGCGGCGCGCGCCTGATCCAGTCCTTCGATGCCGAAGTCCATGACCTCGTCGGCGGCCAGGTCGGACAGGTCCTCACTGGTACGCACGCCGTGGCCGGCCAGCGCATATGCGGTGGCTTCGTCCATGCCCTTCAGGGACAGCAGGTCCTGCGCCGGCTGGCCGTCTTCAAGGCCTTCCTCGACTGCCAGGGCCTCATTGAGCAGCGCATCGCGGGCACGAGCGCGCAGCTCTTCGACGATGTCCTCGTCGAAACCTTCCACGGCCAGCAGTTCGCCGACCGGGACATATGCGATTTCCTCGACGGTGCCGAAGCCTTCGCTGACCAGGATGCCGGCGATCTCTTCGTCCACTTCCAGCTTGTCCATGAACAGCTGGCGGGCCGAAGCCTGCTCGGCCTCCGACTTGGCGGTGACCTGGTCCTGGGTCATCACGTTGAGCTGCCAGCCGGTCAGGCGGCTGGCCAGGCGCACGTTCTGGCCACCCTTGCCGATCGCCTGGGCCAGGCGGTCTTCGGCGACGGCCAGGTCCATCGAGTGCTTGTCTTCATCGACGATGATCGACTGCACTTCGGCCGGCGCCATCGCGTTGATGACGAAGTTGGCCGGGTTGTCATTCCACAGCACGATGTCCACGCGCTCGCCATTGAGCTCGTTGGACACGGCCTGCACGCGCGAACCGCGCATGCCGATGCAGGCACCGATCGGATCGGTGCGCTGGTCGTGGGCCAGCACGGCGATCTTGGCGCGGTCGCCCGGATCGCGGGCGCAGGCCTTGATTTCCACCAGGCCCTGGCCGACTTCCGGCACTTCCAGCTTGAACAGCTCGATCATGAATTCCGGGGCGGCACGGCTGATGAACAGCTGCGGGCCACGCGGCTCCGAGCGCACTTCGGCCAGGTAGCCGCGCACGCGGTCACCGGCGCGCAGCACGTCGCGCGGAATGCCCTTGTCCTTCGGAATGAAGCCTTCGGCGTTGCCACCGAGGTCGACATAGATGTTGCCGCGCTCGGCGCGCTTGACCACGCCGGTGATCAACTCACCCACGCGATCCTTCCACGCATCCACGACCTGCTGGCGCTCGGCTTCGCGCACGCGCTGGACGATGACCTGCTTGGCGGCCTGGGCAGCGATGCGGCCGAAATCCGGGTTCTCGATCTGCTCTTCGATGTAGTCGCCGACGTCCACGCCCTCGGCTTCATCGACGGCGTCCATCAGGCGGATCTGACGGTCCGGCGATTCCATGACCACGTCATCGGCCACCACTTCCCAGCGGCGGAAGGTTTCGTAGCTGCCATCCTTGTGGTCGATGACCACGCGGGTCAGCACTTCCTCGTCGGGATAGCGCTTCTTCGCTGCCGAGGCCAGGGCGGCCTCGATGGCATCGAAGATCACTTCACGCGGCACGCCCTTCTCGTTGGCGACTGCGTCGACTACCAGCAACAGTTCCTTGCTCATTGGCTCACTCCGCGCGCGGCTTCTTTGCCGCCGGCTCGTTGGAAGAAGAATTCTTGTTCGGCTTCGGACGCTTCGGTGCCGGACCGGTCGGCTTGCTCGGGGCCAGCCCCAGCGCCACCCAGTCGGGCATGATCCGTGCCTTGTCGATGTTGTCGGCCGACACGACCACTTCCGCCTTGTCGACGATGAAGGTGATGGTGTCTGCGGCCTCGTCGGTCGCCTCGATGCGGCCCTGCAGGCGACGACGATTGTCCTGCGGCAGCTTCAGCGTGACCTTGGCCATTTCGCCGAGGTGACGGCCGAACTGCTCCAGGTTGAACAGCGGACGGTCGACGCCCGGCGAAGACACTTCCAGCGTGTAATTGCCGCTGATCGGGTCTTCGACGTCCATCTGCGCCGACACTTCACGGCTGACGCGTTCGCAGTCGTCGACATTGATGATGCGCTCGGGCTGTTCAGCCAGCGGCACGTCGATGTAAAGGCGCAGGGTCGCACCGCCGGGGGCCGGCAGATACTCAACGCCCAGCAGCTCCAGGCCCAGCGACACAACGGTCGGGGCGAGCAGATTCGCGATGTCGGTTGCCTTGTCGCTCACAGCCTGCCTTGATCTCTATGGTTGGGTGCCGGCCTTGGCCGGCGTGGAAACATGACGCCCCGGAAACGACAAAGGGCCCGTTGGGCCCCTTTTCCGGAAAGACTCCGGTGACTGGATTCCGGTTGCAACCTGCATTGCCTGCCGGTTGCGGCCCTCCTTCCGGGTCCGGACTCCCGCTGGGAGGCCGCCTTCAGGGGTACTGCTAGGCCGCTGATGATAGCGACTGCACCGCGCTGGTGCAAGGTGCGGACCCGGGGTCAGATCCCTTTTCCACGGGAAAAGGGATCTGACCCCAATCACTCGGAAACGACGCAGACCCCAAAGAAAAACGCCTTCGAAGCAGGACTTCGAAGGCGATTTCTTTACTTGGTAGCGGGGGCAGGATTTGAACCTGCGACCTTCGGGTTATGAGCCCGACGAGCTGCCAGACTGCTCCACCCCGCATCAGAAGCGGAATTATGAGTGAATGCTTCAAAACATGCAAGCCTTCCCTCATTCATCAAACCGGTTGGCGCCGATATGAAGTTGGTAGCGGGGGCAGGATTTGAACCTGCGACCTTCGGGTTATGAGCCCGACGAGCTGCCAGACTGCTCCACCCCGCACCGGAAGTGTTTGAACTGCTGCCCTGCTCTTTCGAGGAGGGCTACCGCAACGATGTTCTGGCTGAACCGCTGCAGTGACAACTCAGGCTGCGCATATTACACGAATCGCGCAGCTTTGTGTCAACTTTTATGCAAGATGCGCAAATGCCTGCTGGCACCAGACCATGATCGGGTTCCAGGCCAGGCCCAGGGCCAGCAGTGCCAGCGCGTTCACGCCCAGCACCACGCCCAGCACGCGGTCGTTGCTGCGCGGCATGGCCTCGCCCACCGGCTCATCGAAGTACATGACCTTGATGACACGCAGGTAGTAGAAGCAGCCGACCACGGCGCACAGCACGCCGAGGATGGCCAGCCACAGCAGGCCGCCGTTGACGGCCGCGCCCAGCACCGCCAGCTTGGTCCAGAAGCCCAGGAACGGCGGGATGCCGGCCAGCGACGCCATGATGCACAGCACCAGGCCGGCCATCCACGGGTTGCGGGCATTCAGGCCCTTGAAGTCTTCGATGTTCTCGGCTTCGAAGCCGGCACGCGACAGCGCGATGATCGCACCGAAGGCGGCGGTCGACATGATGGCGTAGGCCAGTGCGTAGAACAGTGCGGCGGCATAGCCCTGCGAACCGCCACCGGCGATGCCCATCAGCAGGAAGCCGATGTGCGAGACGGTGGAGAACGCCAGCATGCGCTTGAGGTTGCTCTGCGCGATGGCCATCAGGTTGCCGATGACCAGCGAGACCGCGGCCAGGCCGGCGATCAGCAGCTGCAGTTCGGTCGACAGCGGGCCCACGCCCATTTCCAGCAGGCGGTACGCCATGCCAAAGGCGGCCAGCTTCGGCGCCGAGCTGATGAACAGTGCGATCGGTGCCGGGGCACCCTGGTACACGTCCGGCAGCCACATGTGGAACGGCGCGGCACCCAGCTTGAAGGCGACACCGGCGATCATGAACACCGCACCGGTGATCAGCAGCACGCGCTCTTCAGAGTGCGGGATGGCCTCGCGGATGACGTCCAGGTGCAGGCTGCCGGTGGCGCCGTAGATCAGCGACATGCCGTACAGCAGCAGGCCCGAGGCCAGCGAACCGAGCACGATGTACTTCATCGCCGCTTCCGAGGCCAGGCCGTTCTCGCGGTTGCTGGCGACCAGGGCGTAGGAGCACAGCGCCAGCAGTTCCAGGCCCAGGTAGACCATCAGCAGGCTGCCGGCCGAGACCAGGATCATCATGCCGGCGGTGCCGAACAGGATCAGCACCGGGATCTCGCCCTGGAACAGGTTGCGGTCACGCAGGTAGCGCCAGCCGTAGACCAGGGTCAGGCCGCTGAGGAGCACGATCCCGGTCTTCATCACGTCCGCGGCGGTATCGCGCACGAACATGCCATGGAAGACCTCCCCCTGCCCGCCCACGCCGGTGGCCAGCATGAACAGCACCACGGCCAGCGCAGCGAGCGAGAACAGGTGGGTGACGATCTTGTTCCGGTTGCTGACGAACAGGTCGAGGATCATCAGGGCGAAGGCGCTGCCGATCAGCACCAGCTCGGGAGCGAGCGGTGGCAGGTCAGCGGCGGTCAATGGCAGCAGCGGCGAGGTGGTCATCATCAAATCCTGGAATTACAGCAGCTTGCTGGATGCGATCTGCATCGCCAGCTTCGCGATCGAGGGCTCCATCAGGTCGGTCAGCGGCTTGGGATAGATGCCCAGCGCCAGCACGCCAATGGCGAACACGCCCAGCACCAGCCATTCGCGGCCGTTGATGTCCTTCAGTTCGGCAACATGGCTGTTGGCCACTTCACCGAAGAAGATGCGCTTGTACAGCCACAGGGTGTAGGCGGCGCCGATGATCAGGGTGGTGGCCGCGCCCAGTGCGATCCACGGATTACGCTGGAAGGCCGACAGGATGACCATGAACTCGCCGACGAAACCGCTGGTACCCGGCAGGCCCGCATTGGCCATGAAGAACAGCATGGCGAAGGTGGCGAACCACGGCATCACGTTGACCACGCCGCCGTAATCGGCGATGCGGCGGCTGTGCATGCGGTCGTACAGCACGCCGACGCAGGAGAACATCGCGCCGGACACGAAGCCGTGCGAGATCATCTGCACCATGGCGCCCTGCAGGCCCAGGCGGGCGGCATCGGCGTTGCCGGCTTCACGCACCAGCCACAGGGCGATGAAGGTGCCCAGGGTGACGAAGCCCATGTGCGCGATCGACGAATAGGCGATCAGCTTCTTCATGTCGTCCTGCACCAGGGCGACCAGGCCGACGTAGATCACCGCGATCAGCGACAGCGCGATCACCAGCCAGGCCCATTCCTGCGATGCGTCCGGGACGATCGGCAGGTTGAAGCGCAGGAAGCCGTAGCCACCGATCTTCAGGGCGATGGCGGCCAGGATCACCGAACCGGCGGTCGGCGCCTCCACGTGGGCATCCGGCAGCCAGGTGTGGACCGGGAACATCGGCACCTTGACCGCGAAGGCGATCAGGAAGGCGAAGAAGATCCAGGTCTGTTCCTTGGCCGACAGCGGCAGCGCGTACAGGTCGGCCAGCTGGAAGCTGCCGCCCTTCATGTACAGGTAGATCAGCGCCACCAGCATCAGCACCGAGCCGAGGAAGGTGTACAGGAAGAACTTCAGCGCAGCATAGATGCGGCGCGGGCCACCCCAGACACCGATGATCAGGAACATCGGGATCAGCATCGCCTCGAAGAACACGTAGAACAGCATCGCGTCCGTCGCCGAGAAGATACCGACCGTGACGCCTTCCAGGATCAGGAAGGCCGCCACGTACTGGTTCACGCGCTTGTCGATGGCGCTCCAGGCGCCGATCAGGGCAAGCACGCTGACCAGGGTGGTCAGCAGGATCAGCGCCACGGCAATGCCGTCCACGCCCAGGTTGTAGCCGATCTTGTACGCCGGGATCCAGGCATGGGTCTCGACGAACTGCAGACCGTCGATGCCCGCGTTGTAGCCGCTCAGCAGCGAGAGGCTCGCCACGAACGTCAGCACCGCTACGCCCAGCGACGCCCAGCGGGCGGTCTGCGCATCACGGATCGCAAGGATCAGGGCGCCACCGAGGATCGGCAGCCAGATGAGGACACTGAGTAGAGGCCAGTTCGACACGTCTTCTTATTCCGTACAGGTCATCAACGCAGGTAATGCATCAGCACGCCCAGCAGGGCAATCAGGCCGATGATCATCGCGAAGGCGTAGTGATAGAGGAAACCGGATTGGGTGCGACGCAGCACGCCGGCTGCAACGTCCACAACACGTGCCGAGAGATTGACCACGCCGTCGACGATGTTGCTGTCGATCCAGCGCGAGACCTTGCCCAGCTTGACGCTGCCACCGGCAAAGCCATCGATCCACAGCTTGTCGAAGCCGTACTTGTTTTCCAGCACCGACACCAGCGGAGCGAAGGTCTTGCGAGCCTTGCCCGACAGGTCCGGCTTCCACAGGTAGAACAGTGCGGCCAGCAGGAAGCCCGCAACGGTCAGCATGAACGCCGGAGCC
The sequence above is a segment of the Stenotrophomonas maltophilia genome. Coding sequences within it:
- a CDS encoding NADH-quinone oxidoreductase subunit M; this translates as MSNWPLLSVLIWLPILGGALILAIRDAQTARWASLGVAVLTFVASLSLLSGYNAGIDGLQFVETHAWIPAYKIGYNLGVDGIAVALILLTTLVSVLALIGAWSAIDKRVNQYVAAFLILEGVTVGIFSATDAMLFYVFFEAMLIPMFLIIGVWGGPRRIYAALKFFLYTFLGSVLMLVALIYLYMKGGSFQLADLYALPLSAKEQTWIFFAFLIAFAVKVPMFPVHTWLPDAHVEAPTAGSVILAAIALKIGGYGFLRFNLPIVPDASQEWAWLVIALSLIAVIYVGLVALVQDDMKKLIAYSSIAHMGFVTLGTFIALWLVREAGNADAARLGLQGAMVQMISHGFVSGAMFSCVGVLYDRMHSRRIADYGGVVNVMPWFATFAMLFFMANAGLPGTSGFVGEFMVILSAFQRNPWIALGAATTLIIGAAYTLWLYKRIFFGEVANSHVAELKDINGREWLVLGVFAIGVLALGIYPKPLTDLMEPSIAKLAMQIASSKLL
- the infB gene encoding translation initiation factor IF-2 codes for the protein MSQQTTIRKLAELVNTPVEKLLEQLAGAGMKFSGPDQVVTSSEKVKLLGFLRRSHGKPEQAPEETDQSAKKITLNRRKQQEVTVNSGRSKTTVNVEVRQKRTYVKDGARAMTPDEERADILRKLEESRARNLAEQQALAEKDRLRDEAIVRAREEEVAAKERAEAEKKAAEEAAAAAKAAEALAASKPKVRAPIDETAPRPPRAPAAAPAAPRGAPPPPPRSDDRNNRSAPRNERGPGDRFAGQMHLSAADRARRGNSNNSNNRGRPGGRNQSGGRRDMSRGGNNAGPHAFERPTAPVVREVAIGETITVADLAQKLALKGGEVVKALFKMGVMATITQSIDHDTAALVTEELGHKAIRANDNDAEDALLASTGENQGEAVQRPPVVTIMGHVDHGKTSLLDYIRRTKVAHGEAGGITQHIGAYHVETPKGVISFLDTPGHAAFTSMRARGAKLTDIVVLVVAADDGVMPQTKEAIQHARSAGVPLIVAINKIDKSGADPMRVKNELLSEQVVAEDFGGDIQMVEISAKTGLGIDDLLDAVSVQAELLELKAVDEGRASGVVIESSLDKGRGPVATVLVQQGRLKKGDYLVCGIQYGRVRALFDETGKQPEFAGPSIPVQVLGLSGVPEAGDDFVVVEDERLAKDVAQQRETKRRESRLVATAGSRMEDIMATLGKGEGQQVLNLVIKADVQGSVQALSQALVALSNEDIRINVIHSGVGGITESDANSAAASKATVIGFNVRADASARRIIESNGVDLRYFSIIYDVIDQVKQVASGLLGVEIREEIIGIAEVRDVFRSSKLGAVAGSMVIEGVVKRNKPIRVLRDSVVIFEGELESLRRFKENVEEVRNGTECGIAVKAYNDVKPGDQIECFERIEVPRTL
- the nusA gene encoding transcription termination factor NusA → MSKELLLVVDAVANEKGVPREVIFDAIEAALASAAKKRYPDEEVLTRVVIDHKDGSYETFRRWEVVADDVVMESPDRQIRLMDAVDEAEGVDVGDYIEEQIENPDFGRIAAQAAKQVIVQRVREAERQQVVDAWKDRVGELITGVVKRAERGNIYVDLGGNAEGFIPKDKGIPRDVLRAGDRVRGYLAEVRSEPRGPQLFISRAAPEFMIELFKLEVPEVGQGLVEIKACARDPGDRAKIAVLAHDQRTDPIGACIGMRGSRVQAVSNELNGERVDIVLWNDNPANFVINAMAPAEVQSIIVDEDKHSMDLAVAEDRLAQAIGKGGQNVRLASRLTGWQLNVMTQDQVTAKSEAEQASARQLFMDKLEVDEEIAGILVSEGFGTVEEIAYVPVGELLAVEGFDEDIVEELRARARDALLNEALAVEEGLEDGQPAQDLLSLKGMDEATAYALAGHGVRTSEDLSDLAADEVMDFGIEGLDQARAAALILAARAEEIARLERGE
- the rimP gene encoding ribosome maturation factor RimP, which gives rise to MSDKATDIANLLAPTVVSLGLELLGVEYLPAPGGATLRLYIDVPLAEQPERIINVDDCERVSREVSAQMDVEDPISGNYTLEVSSPGVDRPLFNLEQFGRHLGEMAKVTLKLPQDNRRRLQGRIEATDEAADTITFIVDKAEVVVSADNIDKARIMPDWVALGLAPSKPTGPAPKRPKPNKNSSSNEPAAKKPRAE
- the nuoN gene encoding NADH-quinone oxidoreductase subunit NuoN, whose amino-acid sequence is MTTSPLLPLTAADLPPLAPELVLIGSAFALMILDLFVSNRNKIVTHLFSLAALAVVLFMLATGVGGQGEVFHGMFVRDTAADVMKTGIVLLSGLTLVYGWRYLRDRNLFQGEIPVLILFGTAGMMILVSAGSLLMVYLGLELLALCSYALVASNRENGLASEAAMKYIVLGSLASGLLLYGMSLIYGATGSLHLDVIREAIPHSEERVLLITGAVFMIAGVAFKLGAAPFHMWLPDVYQGAPAPIALFISSAPKLAAFGMAYRLLEMGVGPLSTELQLLIAGLAAVSLVIGNLMAIAQSNLKRMLAFSTVSHIGFLLMGIAGGGSQGYAAALFYALAYAIMSTAAFGAIIALSRAGFEAENIEDFKGLNARNPWMAGLVLCIMASLAGIPPFLGFWTKLAVLGAAVNGGLLWLAILGVLCAVVGCFYYLRVIKVMYFDEPVGEAMPRSNDRVLGVVLGVNALALLALGLAWNPIMVWCQQAFAHLA